One genomic window of Manihot esculenta cultivar AM560-2 chromosome 16, M.esculenta_v8, whole genome shotgun sequence includes the following:
- the LOC110602950 gene encoding uncharacterized protein LOC110602950 — MAFLLPNLSSSLLLNSKSSASREREKSITSQNQIQIQNQTLPSHFQSTTATSSTISTTKTKPSSTNTSLFPPPPQGAQIKTAPRPQDEQEPQRGDFYVNLGLAVRTLREDLPLLFTKDLNYDIYRDDITFLDPLNKFTGIEKYKLIFWALRFHGKMLFREISLEVYRIWQPSENVILIRWNLKGVPRVPWEAKGQFQGTSRYKLDRNGKIYEHKVDNLAFNFPQPLKPAASVLDLVAACPASPNPTFLFGNGDVYSSSWVEFYRAVRETLDQEGYQLLLQDGFVTCS; from the exons atggcTTTTCTTCTACCAaacctctcttcttctcttctcctcAACTCCAAATCCTCAGCttcaagagaaagagagaaatcCATCACTTCCCAAAACCAAATCCAAATCCAAAACCAAACACTTCCTTCTCATTTTCAATCAACAACAGCCACTTCTTCAACCATATCAACAACTAAAACAAAACCCTCTAGTACCAACACCTCCCTCTTTCCTCCCCCACCACAGGGTGCGCAGATTAAGACCGCACCACGTCCGCAGGATGAGCAGGAGCCCCAAAGAGGTGACTTCTATGTCAACCTTGGCCTAGCTGTACGTACACTCCGTGAGGATTTACCTTTGTTGTTCACCAAGGATCTTAATTATGATATTTACAG GGATGATATTACTTTTCTTGACCCTTTGAATAAATTCACTGGCATTGAGAAGTACAAATTAATCTTTTGGGCGTTGAGATTTCATGGGAAGATGTTATTTAGAGAGATTTCACTTGAGGTTTATCGGATTTGGCAGCCCTCAGAGAATGTAATATTGATTAGGTGGAACTTAAAGGGTGTGCCAAGGGTTCCTTGGGAGGCGAAAGGACAATTTCAGGGCACATCAAGGTATAAATTGGACAGAAATGGCAAAATTTATGAGCATAAAGTGGATAATTTGGCCTTTAATTTCCCTCAGCCGCTTAAACCAGCTGCTTCTGTATTAGATTTGGTGGCTGCTTGTCCAGCTAGTCCTAATCCTACATTTTTGTTTGGAAATGGGGATGTTTACTCATCGTCATGGGTGGAGTTTTATCGTGCGGTTAGAGAGACTTTGGATCAAGAAGGTTATCAATTACTGCTGCAAGATGGTTTTGTTACTTGCTCATAG